The segment CGGGGCTGCGCTGTCGCTCAGAGAACTGGTCTCGCAGATGCGTCACGGTCTCCGTGGGAAGCGGCCTTGTGTCGCGATGGGCTGCGCAGCAGCCCCGGCAATCTTGCATGAGGCCGAAACCTTGGGGCCGCTGCGCCCCATCTCGACCGGACGGCGCCCCGGCAAGGCCGCTTCCCACAGGGACCGTGTTAAATCAATGAGTTGTAGTTTGTTCTATGGGAGCCGGCTTGCCGGCGATGGGGCCTGGCCTGAAACAACAAAGGCCGGGCCCTGTAAGTAGGCTGCCGGCCTCATCGCTGGCAAGCCAGCTCCTACAGGGTTTGTGCCGCCTGCTGATGCTGCGCATGGTCCATGAGCAGCCTTCAGCAGCCCGGGGTATCAGTGATGCTTGCGCGGCACCGCGGTCAGCAGCTCGTCCGGCGGCATCTCGCACTTGATCTTGCGCCCCAGCAGCTCCTCGATGGCCGGCAGCTGGTACGAGTCATCTTCACCGGCAAAGCTGATCGACACGCCGTTGCTGCCGGCACGACCGGTACGGCCAATGCGGTGCACGTAGTCGTCCGGGTCCTCCGGCAGGGTGAAGTTGATCACGTGGCTGATGCCGTCGATGTGGATGCCGCGACCGGCCACGTCGGTGGCCACCAGCACGGTGATGCGCCCTTCCCGGAAGTTTTCCAGGGTGCGGATGCGCTTGTGCTGCGGCACGTCACCGGACAACTGCGCGGCGTTGATGCCGTCGCGCACCAGTTTTTCTTCGATGCGCCGCACTTCGTCCTTGCGGTTGGCGAACACCATCACCCGTTCCCACTTGTTCTGCGTCACCAGGTTGTACAAGAGCTTGTACTTGTCACTGCCGGCCACGGCGTAGACGTGCTGCTCGACGGTTTCGCTGGCCACGTTCTCCGGCTCGATCTCGACGATGGCCGGGTTGGTGGTCCACTGCTTGGCCAGGTTCATCACATCATCGGTGAAGGTGGCCGAGAACAGCAGGGTCTGGCGTTCGCTCTTGGGCGGGGTCTGGCGGATGATTTGCCGTACCTGCGGGATGAAGCCCATGTCGAGCATGCGGTCGGCTTCATCCAGCACCATCACTTCGACCATGTCCAGGTGCACCTCGCCGCGCTGGTGGAAGTCCAGCAAACGGCCCGGGGTGGCCACCAGGATGTCGCAGTGGCGCGACTCCAGGGCCTTGAGCTGCTTGTCGAAGTCCATGCCGCCGACGAAGCTCATCACGTTCAGGCCGCTGTACTTGGTCAGGGCGATGGCATCGTTGGCGATCTGCACCACCAGCTCGCGGGTGGGGGCAATGATCAGCGCGCGCGGTTCGCCCATGTAGCGTTCGCCGGGCGGTGGTACCTGCTGCAGCTGGGAAATGATCGACACCAGGAATGCGGCGGTCTTGCCGGTGCCGGTCTGGGCCCGGCCGATGGCGTCCTGGCCGCGCAGGGTGTAGCCCAGCACCTGGGCCTGGATCGGCGTGCAGTAGGGGAAGCCCAGGTCGTGAATGGCGTGCATCAGCTCGTTGGAGAGCTTGAAGTCGTGGAAGCGGGTCTTGCCTTCCTGCGCCTCGACCACGAAGTCCTCGGGCTTCCACAGGCTGGCCTGGGGCCTGGGTTTGCGTTCGCGGCGCGGTTTGGGCGCGGCAGGTTGTTTGGCGCGCGGGGCCTCGGGCTCGGCCGGCTTGGCGTCGCTGCGGGGCTTGCTGGGCGGCTTGGGTTTGGCGCTGGCGCGGGCCGGCTTGGCAACCTGCGGCGCCGGTGCAGGGGCGCTCACGGCGACAGGCTCGGCGGCCTGCGGCGCGGCGTCCGGCTTGGCGAATATTTTCTTGAGTGCCTTGAGCACGATCGTCTCGTCAACTGGTTAAGGAATGTACGCCGGGCAGTGTAATGCAAGAACCGGGCGCGGCGTAGTGGAATGCTCGGCGGGCTACAGGTGGGCCGCTCAACCGAGCTGCTGGCTCAACCAGTTGTAGATGTCGGTGAGTTCCTCGACCACCACCTCGTGTTCCATCGGGTACTCGTGCCAGCGCGCGGCGACGCCCCAGGTGTTGAGGTACTCGAACGCGGTGCGGCCCATGGATGGGATCACCACCGGGTCGTGCACGCCGTGCAGGCACAGGGCCGGGGTGCGCTGCTGGCAGGCGCTGAGCTGGCGCCCGTCGCTGAAGGTGGGCGCGTAGGTGGACAAGGCGATGACGCCGCCCAGGGCCTCTTGCCACTTTATATAAGCAGTGTGCAGCACCACCGCGCCGCCCTGGGAGAAACCGGCAAGGATGATCCGCGACAGGCTGACGCCCTTGGCCTGTTCGGCCTTGATCAGGGCGATCACCTGGTCGGCCGACTCTTCCAGCTGCGCCTCGTCGATGGCCCGGGCCGGGGTCATGGCCTTGATGTCATACCAGCTGGGCATGGCGTAGCCGCCGTTGATGGTCACCGCGCGGGTCGGGGCCTGGGGCATGACGAAGCGGGTGCTGGCCAGCCGTTCCTGCATGAATTCGGCCACCGGTAGGAAGTCGTAACGGTCGGCGCCCAGGCCGTGCAACCAGATCACACAGGCATCAGCGGTTTTTTGCGGTTCGAGAATCAAAGGCTGGGTCATTCACTGCTCCGAAAGAGTGCGCAGGTACAGATTGAGTGCATAAAAAGAAGGCAGGGTGGGTTAATGCCAGAAAAAGATGTCGCAACTCTACAACTTTTCCTACTTGACTCCCGCTTAATCGCTTAAGCCTTCAACTGTGGTACGCACTTTGCTGTGTACGAGTCATGCGTTGGGGTGGGCCTATGTGGGTAACACCCCTCGTATGAATCAAAGGCTGTCACAGAACAGCCCATTGCGCCAATTGACCCAAAAACAAGCCAACAAGGGTCGGATGCGCCTCATAAGGGTGCGGTGCAATTCCGGCTCGTACAACAAGAGCGATTTGGAGGTTGTGAATGAAGATGTTGAAAACCACCCTGGCAGTCCTGACCGCTGCCGCCGCGCTGGGCGCCACCAGCTTCGCCCAGGCTGGCGCCACGCTCGATGCGGTGAAGAAGAAGGGCTTCGTCCAGTGTGGCGTGAGCGACGGCTTGCCGGGCTTCTCGGTACCTGATGCCCAGGGCAAGATCGTCGGCATCGACGCCGACGTGTGCCGCGCCGTGGCCGCCGCCGTGTTCGGCGACGCCACCAAGGTCAAGTTCAGCCAGCTCAACGCCAAGGAGCGCTTCACCGCGTTGCAGTCCGGCGAAGTCGACGTGCTGTCGCGCAACACCACCTGGACCAGCTCGCGTGATGCCGGCATGGGCCTGGTGTTCGCCGGCGTCACCTACTACGACGGCGTGGGCTTTTTGGTGAACAAGAAGCTTGGCGTTTCCAGCGCCAAGGAGCTCGATGGCGCGACCATCTGCATCCAGGCCGGTACCACCACCGAACTGAACGTCTCCGACTACTTCCGCGCCAATAATCTCAAGTACACCCCGATCACCTTCGACACCTCGGATGAAAGTGCCAAGTCGCTGGAGTCGGGCCGTTGCGATGTGCTCACCTCGGACAAGTCGCAGTTGTTCGCCCAGCGCTCCAAGCTGGCCGCGCCGACCGAGTACGTGGTACTGCCTGAAACCATCTCCAAGGAGCCTCTGGGCCCGGTGGTGCGCAAGGGCGACGAAGAATGGTTCAGCATCGTCAAGTGGACCCTCTTCGCCATGCTCAACGCTGAAGAGGCCGGCATCACCTCGAAGAACGTCGAGGCCGAAGCCAAGTCTACCAAGAACCCGGACAACGCCCGCCTGCTGGGTGCTGACGGCGAGTACGGCAAGGACCTGAAGCTGCCGAAGGACTGGGTCGTGCAGATCGTCAAGCAGGTCGGCAACTACGGCGAAGTGTTCGAGAAGAACCTCGGCCAGAGCACTGACCTGAAGATCGACCGTGGCCTGAACGCCCTGTGGAACAACGGCGGCATCCAGTACGCACCTCCAGTGCGCTGATGGCGGCACCCCGCGGCGGCATCCTGCCGCCGCGGGTCGTTTCATACCCTTCTTTCCGGGGCACTTCATGCAAAATCAAATCGGCGCACGAAAGGGGTTTTCCCTTAGCGATCCACGGGTGCGCGCGTGGCTGTTCCAGGTCATCACGGTGCTCTTCGTGGTCGGCCTGGGCTGGTACCTGTTTCACAACACGCAAACCAACCTGCAGCACCGGGGCATCACCTCGGGCTTCGACTTTCTCGAGCGCAGCGCCGGCTTCGGCATTGCCCAGCACCTGATCCCCTACGTGGAATCGGACAGCTACGCCCGGGTATTCGTCATCGGCCTGCTCAACACCCTGCTGGTGACCTTCATCGGCATCATCCTGGCCACCTTGCTGGGCTTCATCATCGGTGTGGCGCGGCTGTCGCCGAACTGGATGATCAACAAGCTGGCGACGGTGTACGTGGAGACCTTCCGCAACATCCCGCCGCTCTTGCAGATCCTGTTCTGGTACTTCGCGGTGTTTCTCACCCTGCCGGGGCCCAAGGGCAGCATCAACATCGACGACACCTTCTTCATCAGCAACCGCGGCCTGAACATGCCCGGCGCTTCGATGGCCGACGGCTTCTGGCCGTTCGTGGTGGCGCTGGTGCTGGCGATCGTCGCCATCGTGGTGATGGTGCGCCAGGCCAACAAGCGTTTCGACGCCACTGGCGAGCCGTTCCACAAGTTCTGGGTGGGCCTGCTGCTGTTCATCGGCATCCCCGGCGTGTGCGCGCTGCTGTTCGGCAGCCCGGTGCACTGGGAAGTGCCACAGCTCAAGGGCTTCAATTTCGTCGGCGGCTGGGTGCTGATCCCTGAACTGCTGGCCTTGACCCTGGCGCTGACCATCTATACCGCAGCGTTCATTGCCGAGATCGTGCGTTCTGGCATCAAGTCGGTCAGCCACGGCCAGACCGAGGCCGCTCGCTCGCTGGGCCTGCGCGAGGGCCCGACCCTGCGCAAGGTGATCATCCCGCAAGCCTTGCGGGTGATCATTCCGCCGCTGACCAGCCAGTACCTGAACCTTGCCAAGAACTCGTCGCTGGCTGCCGGTATCGGCTACCCGGAGATGGTCTCGCTGTTCGCCGGTACCGTGCTCAACCAGACCGGCCAGGCCATCGAGGTGATCGCCATCACCATGAGCGTCTATCTCGCCATCAGCATCAGCATTTCGCTGCTGATGAACTGGTACAACAAGCGCATCGCGCTGATCGAGCGGTGAGGGTCCAACCGTGACAGCCCATGTTTTCAAACCTGATATGCCGCCACCGGTGAAGACCGTGGGCGTGCTCGCCTGGATGCGGGCAAACCTGTTCTCCAGCTGGCTCAATACTCTGCTGACGTTGTTCGCCCTGTACCTGGTGTGGCTGATCGTGCCGCCGCTGGTGCAGTGGGCGCTGATCGACGCCAACTGGGTCGGCACCACCCGCGCCGACTGCACCAAGGAAGGCGCCTGCTGGGTGTTCGTGCAGCAGCGCTTCGGCCAGTTCATGTATGGCTACTACCCGGCAGAACTGCGCTGGCGCGTCGACCTCACGGTGTGGCTGGCAGTGCTTGGCGCAGCGCCGTTGTTCATCAACCGCTTCCCGCGCAAGGCGGTGTACGGCCTGGGCTTCCTGGTGCTGTACCCGATCATCGCCTACACCCTGCTGCACGGCGGCATGCTCGGGCTCGCCAGCGTTGCCACCAGCCAGTGGGGCGGCCTGATGCTGACCCTGGTGATCGCCACCGTGGGTATCGTCGGCGCCTTGCCGCTGGGCATTCTGCTGGCGCTGGGGCGGCGTTCGAACCTGCCGGCGGTGAAGGTGGTCTGCGTGACCTTCATCGAGTTCTGGCGCGGCGTGCCGCTGATCACCGTGCTGTTCATGTCGTCGGTGATGCTGCCGCTGTTCCTGCCCGAAGGCATGAGCTTCGACAAGCTGCTGCGGGCGATGATCGGGGTGATCCTGTTCCAGTCGGCGTACATCGCCGAAGTGGTGCGTGGCGGCCTGCAGGCCATCCCCAAGGGCCAGTACGAAGCGGCTGCGGCCATGGGCCTGGGCTACTGGCGGGCGATGGGCCTGGTGATCCTGCCCCAGGCGCTCAAGCTGGTGATCCCCGGCATCGTCAACACCTTCATTGCCCTGTTCAAGGACACAAGCCTTGTGATCATCATCGGCCTGTTCGACTTGCTCAACAGCGTCAAGCAAGCCGCCGCCGACCCCGCCTGGCTGGGCATGGCGACCGAGGGCTATGTGTTCGCGGCCCTGGTGTTCTGGATTTTCTGTTTCGGTATGTCCCGCTACTCCATGCACCTGGAGCGCAAGCTGGACACTGGCCACAAGCGTTAGGAGTTTCGAAATGAGTGAAGCGATCAAGCAGCCTGCCGGCCCCGAAGGCATCATCCAGATGCAGGGCGTGAACAAATGGTACGGCCAGTTCCACGTGCTCAAGGATATCAACCTGAACGTGCGCCAGGGCGAGCGCATCGTGCTGTGCGGCCCGTCGGGCTCGGGCAAGTCCACCACCATCCGCTGCCTCAACCGCCTGGAAGAGCACCAGCAGGGGCGCATCGTGGTCGATGGCGTGGAGCTGACCAACGACCTCAAGCAGATCGAGGCCATCCGCCGCGAGGTGGGCATGGTGTTCCAGCACTTCAACCTGTTCCCGCACCTGACCATCCTCGAGAACTGCACCCTGGCACCCATGTGGGTGCGCAAGCTGCCGCGGCGCAAGGCCGAGGAAATCGCCATGCACTTCCTGGAGCGCGTGCGTATTCCGGAGCAGGCGCACAAGTACCCGGGGCAGTTGTCCGGTGGTCAGCAGCAGCGCGTGGCGATTGCCCGGGCGCTGTGCATGAAACCTAAGATCATGCTGTTCGACGAGCCCACCTCGGCGCTGGACCCGGAGATGGTCAAGGAGGTGCTCGACACCATGGTCAGCCTGGCCGAGGACGGCATGACCATGCTCTGCGTAACCCACGAAATGGGCTTTGCCCGCACCGTGGCCAACCGGGTGATCTTCATGGACAAAGGGGAGATCGTCGAGCAGGCGGCGCCGGATGACTTCTTCGACCGGCCGAGCAATGACCGGACCAAGTTGTTCCTGAGCCAGATTCTGCACTGAGGCTTGAAAAAAGCATCGCCGGCAAGCCGGCTCCTACAGGGGGATGCGTTTCCCAGCAGGAGCCGGCGTGCCGGCGATTGCATCGATTGCGTTACTTCTCTTCCTGGGTGGCCACTGGCGCCGGTGGCGGGCGCAGCCCCACCTCGGCAATCAGCTTGAGCTGCTGGCCATTGCGCAGCACTTCGATGCTGATCTTGTCGGTCGGCTTGATCCGCGCCACCTGGTTCATCGACTTGCGCCCGTCACCGGCCGGCTCGCCGTTGATGCTCAGGATCACGTCACCCAGTTGCAGCCCCGCACGTGCCGCCGGCCCGTCGCGGAAGATCCCCGCCACCACGATGCCCGGGCGGCCCTGCATGCCGAACGACTCTGCCAGCTCCTGGCTCAGCGGCTGCACCTCGATGCCCAGCCAGCCACGGATTACCTGGCCGTGCTCGACGATCGACTTCATCACCTCCAGTGCCAGCTTGACCGGGATGGCGAAGCCGATGCCCTGCGAGCCGCCGGACTTGGAGAAGATCGCCGTGTTGATACCCACCAGGTTGCCGTTGGCATCCACCAGCGCGCCGCCGGAGTTGCCCGGGTTGATCGCAGCGTCGGTCTGGATGAAATCTTCGTAGTTGTTCAGGCCCAGCTGGTTGCGGCCGGTGGCGCTGATGATGCCCATGGTCACGGTCTGGCCGACACCGAACGGGTTGCCAATGGCCAGGGTCACGTCGCCGATGTGGAT is part of the Pseudomonas fakonensis genome and harbors:
- the rhlB gene encoding ATP-dependent RNA helicase RhlB, whose protein sequence is MLKALKKIFAKPDAAPQAAEPVAVSAPAPAPQVAKPARASAKPKPPSKPRSDAKPAEPEAPRAKQPAAPKPRRERKPRPQASLWKPEDFVVEAQEGKTRFHDFKLSNELMHAIHDLGFPYCTPIQAQVLGYTLRGQDAIGRAQTGTGKTAAFLVSIISQLQQVPPPGERYMGEPRALIIAPTRELVVQIANDAIALTKYSGLNVMSFVGGMDFDKQLKALESRHCDILVATPGRLLDFHQRGEVHLDMVEVMVLDEADRMLDMGFIPQVRQIIRQTPPKSERQTLLFSATFTDDVMNLAKQWTTNPAIVEIEPENVASETVEQHVYAVAGSDKYKLLYNLVTQNKWERVMVFANRKDEVRRIEEKLVRDGINAAQLSGDVPQHKRIRTLENFREGRITVLVATDVAGRGIHIDGISHVINFTLPEDPDDYVHRIGRTGRAGSNGVSISFAGEDDSYQLPAIEELLGRKIKCEMPPDELLTAVPRKHH
- a CDS encoding alpha/beta hydrolase, which translates into the protein MTQPLILEPQKTADACVIWLHGLGADRYDFLPVAEFMQERLASTRFVMPQAPTRAVTINGGYAMPSWYDIKAMTPARAIDEAQLEESADQVIALIKAEQAKGVSLSRIILAGFSQGGAVVLHTAYIKWQEALGGVIALSTYAPTFSDGRQLSACQQRTPALCLHGVHDPVVIPSMGRTAFEYLNTWGVAARWHEYPMEHEVVVEELTDIYNWLSQQLG
- a CDS encoding amino acid ABC transporter substrate-binding protein → MKMLKTTLAVLTAAAALGATSFAQAGATLDAVKKKGFVQCGVSDGLPGFSVPDAQGKIVGIDADVCRAVAAAVFGDATKVKFSQLNAKERFTALQSGEVDVLSRNTTWTSSRDAGMGLVFAGVTYYDGVGFLVNKKLGVSSAKELDGATICIQAGTTTELNVSDYFRANNLKYTPITFDTSDESAKSLESGRCDVLTSDKSQLFAQRSKLAAPTEYVVLPETISKEPLGPVVRKGDEEWFSIVKWTLFAMLNAEEAGITSKNVEAEAKSTKNPDNARLLGADGEYGKDLKLPKDWVVQIVKQVGNYGEVFEKNLGQSTDLKIDRGLNALWNNGGIQYAPPVR
- a CDS encoding amino acid ABC transporter permease, giving the protein MQNQIGARKGFSLSDPRVRAWLFQVITVLFVVGLGWYLFHNTQTNLQHRGITSGFDFLERSAGFGIAQHLIPYVESDSYARVFVIGLLNTLLVTFIGIILATLLGFIIGVARLSPNWMINKLATVYVETFRNIPPLLQILFWYFAVFLTLPGPKGSINIDDTFFISNRGLNMPGASMADGFWPFVVALVLAIVAIVVMVRQANKRFDATGEPFHKFWVGLLLFIGIPGVCALLFGSPVHWEVPQLKGFNFVGGWVLIPELLALTLALTIYTAAFIAEIVRSGIKSVSHGQTEAARSLGLREGPTLRKVIIPQALRVIIPPLTSQYLNLAKNSSLAAGIGYPEMVSLFAGTVLNQTGQAIEVIAITMSVYLAISISISLLMNWYNKRIALIER
- a CDS encoding amino acid ABC transporter permease codes for the protein MTAHVFKPDMPPPVKTVGVLAWMRANLFSSWLNTLLTLFALYLVWLIVPPLVQWALIDANWVGTTRADCTKEGACWVFVQQRFGQFMYGYYPAELRWRVDLTVWLAVLGAAPLFINRFPRKAVYGLGFLVLYPIIAYTLLHGGMLGLASVATSQWGGLMLTLVIATVGIVGALPLGILLALGRRSNLPAVKVVCVTFIEFWRGVPLITVLFMSSVMLPLFLPEGMSFDKLLRAMIGVILFQSAYIAEVVRGGLQAIPKGQYEAAAAMGLGYWRAMGLVILPQALKLVIPGIVNTFIALFKDTSLVIIIGLFDLLNSVKQAAADPAWLGMATEGYVFAALVFWIFCFGMSRYSMHLERKLDTGHKR
- a CDS encoding amino acid ABC transporter ATP-binding protein, with the translated sequence MSEAIKQPAGPEGIIQMQGVNKWYGQFHVLKDINLNVRQGERIVLCGPSGSGKSTTIRCLNRLEEHQQGRIVVDGVELTNDLKQIEAIRREVGMVFQHFNLFPHLTILENCTLAPMWVRKLPRRKAEEIAMHFLERVRIPEQAHKYPGQLSGGQQQRVAIARALCMKPKIMLFDEPTSALDPEMVKEVLDTMVSLAEDGMTMLCVTHEMGFARTVANRVIFMDKGEIVEQAAPDDFFDRPSNDRTKLFLSQILH
- the algW gene encoding Do family serine endopeptidase AlgW, yielding MFKALRYFGWPLLTGVLIAMLIIQRFPQWVGLPSQDVNLQQAPQTSRIMQGPVSYADAVTLAAPAVVNLYTTKVVNKSAHPLFEDPQFRRFFGDNLPKQKRWESSLGSAVIMSPEGYLLTNNHVTSGADQIVVALKDGRETLARVIGSDPETDLAVLKIDLKNLPSMTIGRSDNIHIGDVTLAIGNPFGVGQTVTMGIISATGRNQLGLNNYEDFIQTDAAINPGNSGGALVDANGNLVGINTAIFSKSGGSQGIGFAIPVKLALEVMKSIVEHGQVIRGWLGIEVQPLSQELAESFGMQGRPGIVVAGIFRDGPAARAGLQLGDVILSINGEPAGDGRKSMNQVARIKPTDKISIEVLRNGQQLKLIAEVGLRPPPAPVATQEEK